GTATAAATCACTCTCTTGAATTTGGTCTGAAATAACTGAACTAAAATTAAATGTAATAACACCAATAATTGGTTTGAAAATCTTTTGGTATAATTGCAGGTTAACATCAACTTTTTGCCTTTGATAACTCCCTATAATAGTTGAATCGTAACAACTTTCTGTTTGATTAAGAGATTTGATTCCAAAAGTTAATGATGTATTGTAGTAAACACCAGTAATTGGATTTATTCTACTATTCCTTGTATCATATTTTGCAGCAACCTCACCATAATAAGCACTTGTTTTAATAAGCTGCTCAAAACAAGCCCTTGTTGTGTCTGGCTGAGGTAAACTCTGTTCGTAACCAATACCTAATTTACAAATTAAGTTATCGAAAGCATAAAATTCACCCCATGAATTAATATATCTCTGAACATAACTTGTTAGAAAATTAGTTGAAGGATATTGAGTTTGAGAATATGATAGGTTGAAATCAAATGGGAGTGTGAAAATAAATGGTTCATGATATTCTGCTGACAATTCAGAACTATTATTTTGAAGCTTTTCCCATTTTGCTGATAAATTCCTGCCAGTACCACTTATATTCTTTAGTCCAATTTTTATACTTCCAAATATTTTTATAGGTTCATTTGAGTTTGCATCAGGAACCAAGCCAATTATTCCATCAAAACTATTTGAATTATTTTCAGTTACTTTTAATTGCAATCCATATTTAGTTGAAGCATTACTAGATTCATTTGCAATAATTGAAGCAGACTTTTTATCCTTACTCATCAAAGTATCTTTGCGAGTTGAATCTATATCTGAATTAATATAATAAAGTTCAGGATCCCCAACGTTACTGAACACATTAAGACCACTTATTCTACGTTTGATTTTTTCACCAACAGCTGAGTTATAATAATCATTTTCTGAAATTCCAGATGCAACCCTTAACAATTTTTCAGATGTTTCTTTGAGTCCAATAAAATTTAATTCAGAAATATTTACCTTTTTAATATTCTCAAATATCAACCCAATTTTACATTTATTTTTTCCTTTAATTGAATCTGCTAATTTTAAATTATCAGTAAAATCGATTCCATTTAAGTATCCTTGAACTAAAGGAAACATTCTCAAGTCTAGCTCATTAAGAATAGAGTTTATAATAGATTTTAAAGTATTGGTGGAATAATTACTACCTAATAGGTCATGAATTCTGTTAATTGAATTTGGTATAAATTTTATAATAGAATCTGGTTCAATAATTATATCTGATAAAATAAATTGATCTCCTTCATTAACAATAACTTCGTTTGAATCAATTATAAACTGTACTGAAAAATATCCAATATCAAAATAAGGTTTAGATAAATTTTCAATTAAAGAATCTTTTGAATATTTAGATAATACCTCTTGAATAACCGAAGTTGGAATAGCCTTGTTTCCTATTATCTGCTTGTTTTGTGAGAATAGATTGTTACACACTAGAAAGAAGAATAAGCCTAATAAAATCTTGTCTAGAACTGAGGAAAATTGACCTTGAAAATTATCAGAAAAATATTTATTATGCAATATGTTCATTAAGTTACTTTTTTATTTAGAGCAAATTAATTTAATAAATATCAATATTTTAAAAAAAATGTTTGTGAGATAAGTTCAAAACCTTATTTTTGCTGTCCTAAAATTTATTCCGCAGTAGCTCAGTTGGTTAGAGCACCTGACTGTTAATCAGGGGGTCGTAGGTTCAAGTCCTACCTGCGGAGCTAAATTAAAGCTATAAACTATTTCCCAAGTTTATGGCTTTTTTTACTTTTCAGATATGGTAATATCAAGTAGTATATAACAAACTTCTTAATTCAAACATTCACACTCCAAACAACATAAAAAAAGAACTTCCAATAAAATTTATTAACAGAGATTAAACAACAACTAAAATTGCTTCATCTAAATTTGTGGTGTAAGAAGGGGACAACCTTTCTTGCCTTAGTCTCCATTCTTTTTTACGTCCGCCTTGTGCAGCACTTCTCAGTGTATTTTTTCCATAACGAAGGTTGATTTTATCTAATTCTTTTAAAATTAATTTATGTTGGTTACGGTTGGTTGAATCAAAAAAAGCTGGTTGCAAGGGAAGTTCGGGCACTATTCCGTTTATTATTACCCCTGCTTTTTTATATCGATAACCTTCAACAAATATTGAAGCAAGTGCTTTTTTAGAATACTCAATAAGTTCAAAAGAGCTGTTTGAGGCAACAGGGAGCTGAATAGTGGTAGAGTTTGAGTATTGAGGTAAATCTCTTCTATGGAAATTTGTGTGTATAAATACAGTTATAAGATTACAGCATGATTTCTGTTTGCGTAATTTATGAGCACAAGAGGAGGCAAAATTTGAAACTGCTTCGCTGAGCTGAGTCAGTTCTGATTGCATACTCCCAAAGCTACGAGAGTTGATTATTTGTTTCTTAGAACTAGCAACTAGCTCAAGGTTGTGGCAACTATATCCTAAGAGCTCATTAAGCATTTTAACCCCAGCAACAGTCATTTTTCTTTGAATCCAGTTAGGGTTGTAATTAGTAAAATCATAAGCTGTAAATATGGAATGTTTTCTTAGTAGCTTTGCGTATTGGCGACCTATCCCCCAAACTTCTTCAATATCAAAACTTTGTAAGGCTTTAATTCTTTTCTCCTCTGAATCAATAATACAAACTCCTTTGTAAGCAGGAAATTTTTTTGCATAATGATTAGCAACTTTAGCTAAAGTTTTAGTTTTAGCAAGACCAATACTTACTGGAATACCTAGGTTCTGTAAAATTGTTTTTCTGATTTTACTTAAATAACCATGAATATTATCTTGTTCAATTCCTTGGAAACTGAGAAAGGCTTCATCAATAGAATAAACTTCAACTTCAGGTGAAAACTCTCTCAAAGTGCTCATCACTCGTCCGCTCATATCACCATAAAGTGCATAGTT
Above is a window of Chlorobiota bacterium DNA encoding:
- a CDS encoding BamA/TamA family outer membrane protein; amino-acid sequence: MNILHNKYFSDNFQGQFSSVLDKILLGLFFFLVCNNLFSQNKQIIGNKAIPTSVIQEVLSKYSKDSLIENLSKPYFDIGYFSVQFIIDSNEVIVNEGDQFILSDIIIEPDSIIKFIPNSINRIHDLLGSNYSTNTLKSIINSILNELDLRMFPLVQGYLNGIDFTDNLKLADSIKGKNKCKIGLIFENIKKVNISELNFIGLKETSEKLLRVASGISENDYYNSAVGEKIKRRISGLNVFSNVGDPELYYINSDIDSTRKDTLMSKDKKSASIIANESSNASTKYGLQLKVTENNSNSFDGIIGLVPDANSNEPIKIFGSIKIGLKNISGTGRNLSAKWEKLQNNSSELSAEYHEPFIFTLPFDFNLSYSQTQYPSTNFLTSYVQRYINSWGEFYAFDNLICKLGIGYEQSLPQPDTTRACFEQLIKTSAYYGEVAAKYDTRNSRINPITGVYYNTSLTFGIKSLNQTESCYDSTIIGSYQRQKVDVNLQLYQKIFKPIIGVITFNFSSVISDQIQESDLYKFGGQSTVRGYRESQFRADRMAWSNAELRLPLNEFSYFGLFFDLGYFLKNGSVKSNIDKIENYIFGYGLSSQLETPIGIVKVSFALSKDDKFDSGKIFFGLLSEI
- a CDS encoding Y-family DNA polymerase; the encoded protein is MIALIDCNNFYASCERVFNPSLQGKPVVVLSNNDGCVVARSNEAKNLGIKMGEPIFKIESVVSKHNIKVFSSNYALYGDMSGRVMSTLREFSPEVEVYSIDEAFLSFQGIEQDNIHGYLSKIRKTILQNLGIPVSIGLAKTKTLAKVANHYAKKFPAYKGVCIIDSEEKRIKALQSFDIEEVWGIGRQYAKLLRKHSIFTAYDFTNYNPNWIQRKMTVAGVKMLNELLGYSCHNLELVASSKKQIINSRSFGSMQSELTQLSEAVSNFASSCAHKLRKQKSCCNLITVFIHTNFHRRDLPQYSNSTTIQLPVASNSSFELIEYSKKALASIFVEGYRYKKAGVIINGIVPELPLQPAFFDSTNRNQHKLILKELDKINLRYGKNTLRSAAQGGRKKEWRLRQERLSPSYTTNLDEAILVVV